In Flavobacterium gelatinilyticum, a genomic segment contains:
- a CDS encoding CsbD family protein, giving the protein MNTTEIKGNWNELKGKLKQKYAELTDDDLMFAEGKEDEMYGKLQQKLGKTKEEFHQMLSDL; this is encoded by the coding sequence ATGAATACTACAGAAATAAAAGGAAACTGGAATGAGTTAAAAGGAAAGTTAAAGCAAAAATATGCTGAACTGACAGATGATGATTTAATGTTTGCTGAAGGTAAAGAAGACGAAATGTACGGAAAGCTTCAGCAGAAACTGGGAAAAACAAAAGAAGAATTTCATCAAATGCTGTCAGATCTCTAA
- a CDS encoding helix-turn-helix domain-containing protein: MKLFIKFDINTICSLYLKQNLEQQNINFTTLGFGEIEIDDNLDADALESLKNNLAPCGFEVVENQKSVLVQKIKDAIIELVFMEDSNNYKSSVFLAEKLNHSYGYLSNVFSEVTYSSIENFIILQKIERAKQLIIINEMSLTEIAFLLNYSSVAHLSTQFKNTTGITPSAFQRIIKKRRENLK, encoded by the coding sequence ATGAAACTATTTATAAAGTTCGACATTAATACCATTTGTTCACTTTATCTTAAACAAAATCTCGAGCAGCAAAATATAAATTTTACCACCCTGGGCTTTGGAGAGATAGAGATTGATGACAATCTTGATGCTGATGCACTCGAATCTTTAAAAAACAATCTTGCGCCGTGCGGGTTTGAAGTAGTTGAAAACCAAAAAAGTGTATTGGTTCAAAAAATTAAAGATGCCATTATCGAATTGGTTTTTATGGAAGACAGCAACAATTACAAAAGTTCTGTTTTTCTGGCCGAAAAACTAAATCACAGTTATGGTTATTTATCCAATGTTTTTTCGGAAGTGACCTATTCGTCTATCGAAAACTTCATTATTTTACAAAAAATTGAAAGAGCAAAACAGTTAATCATCATAAACGAAATGAGTCTGACTGAAATAGCTTTCTTATTAAATTATTCGAGTGTGGCACATTTAAGCACTCAGTTTAAAAATACGACCGGAATCACCCCGTCGGCATTTC